From Aedes albopictus strain Foshan chromosome 1, AalbF5, whole genome shotgun sequence, one genomic window encodes:
- the LOC109430008 gene encoding odorant receptor 67c-like: MLATVVSITVQYLMLGTVAAQECLFWNLLHHISCLFRIVRLEVARLDQYTDPKQFTERLACIVSTHEVCFRCARCLEDVLYPLLALWYSTCILQTCYIMFVVTVIDDLVIIASMVFVLQYTVFLIFSFSMLGAELMDESARVSDAIYNTHWHLRMATERRLLLFMLMRSDRPVGITAAKFFYLNRSTFAVAMKTAFSFFTIMRRFYEEE; encoded by the exons ATGTTGGCAACCGTCGTGTCCATAACGGTTCAATACCTTATGTTGGGAACTGTTGCAGCCCAAGAGTGTCTTTTCTGGAATCTGCTACATCACATATCTTGTCTGTTCCGAATAGTTCGCTTGGAAGTCGCCCGACTGGACCAATACACCGATCCAAAGCAGTTCACAGAACGGTTGGCATGCATTGTGTCAACGCATGAGGTTTGCTTCAGATGTGCTCGCTGCCTGGAAGATGTACTGTATCCTCTGTTGGCTCTGTGGTATAGCACCTGTATACTTCAAACTTGCTATATAATGTTTGTCGTCACTGTG ATAGATGACCTGGTCATCATTGCGTCAATGGTATTCGTTCTACAGTACACTGTATTTCTGATCTTTTCATTCTCGATGTTGGGGGCCGAACTCATGGACGAG AGTGCCCGGGTATCCGATGCGATATATAACACACACTGGCATCTGCGAATGGCTACCGAAAGACGTTTACTGCTTTTCATGCTGATGCGTTCGGATCGACCGGTGGGCATTACTGCGGCCAAATTCTTCTATCTGAACAGATCGACATTTGCTGTG GCAATGAAAACAGCTTTTTCGTTCTTTACGATAATGCGGAGATTCTATGAAGAAGAATAG